In Hevea brasiliensis isolate MT/VB/25A 57/8 chromosome 13, ASM3005281v1, whole genome shotgun sequence, a single genomic region encodes these proteins:
- the LOC110660603 gene encoding receptor-like protein 43, translated as MSSLVFSLCLCIPIPAILFLLVCSTSSVASTIRAEETDREALIGFQAQITHDPLGITNSWNHSIHFCEWPGVKCCSVNAGIVRVTTLYLPSINLVGSMSPHIGNLSFLTYLNLANNSFSGEIPVEIRGLRRLKILILDRNRLHGPLRVPPSSTTFLSLADNNFSGEIPSSICRLTSLQHLSLSKNNISGTIPKCLGNFRNLSVLDLGNNNLHGSIPATFVEGNSLSRLDLNGNQLEGPLPRSLFNCSKLVTLNLGNNRINGSFPYWLENLAELRVLVLRCNRFSGPIPTSKARFPFPRLLVIDLSHNDFTGPLPARYFQQFQAMMKEKTAGYYEVHMTITIKGVDFEVTKVLDIFAMIDLSNNQFRGEISENIGELELLKGQNFSHNHLSGHIPEAIGNLSNLEWLDLSSNKLVGRIPGQLVDLTFLEILNLSFNELTGPIPQGKQFNTFGIESYERNLELCGFPLPNDCANDITPPLILPEGDRSTGVIFEWNIILMDYASGLVAGVAMGYIVFQTGKPQWFVTTFESKRLKMEKR; from the coding sequence ATGAGTTCATTAGTCTTTTCGCTGTGTCTCTGTATTCCTATCCCTgctattctttttcttcttgtatGCTCTACTTCATCAGTTGCGTCAACCATTAGGGCAGAGGAGACAGACCGAGAAGCCTTGATTGGATTCCAGGCCCAAATAACCCACGATCCTCTTGGGATCACGAACTCCTGGAATCATAGCATCCACTTCTGTGAGTGGCCTGGTGTTAAATGCTGCAGTGTCAATGCAGGCATTGTGAGGGTCACGACCTTGTACCTGCCCTCCATCAACCTTGTAGGTTCTATGTCACCGCATATTGGCAACTTGAGCTTTCTGACTTACCTGAATCTGGCAAATAATAGCTTTAGCGGAGAAATTCCTGTGGAAATCCGCGGTCTACGcagattgaaaattttaattctgGACAGGAATCGGCTGCATGGTCCACTTCGAGTACCACCATCTTCCACAACATTTTTGTCCCTTGCAGACAATAATTTTTCTGGAGAGATTCCTTCCTCGATATGCAGGTTAACTTCTCTGCAGCATCTTTCTTTGTCCAAAAACAACATAAGTGGAACTATTCCAAAATGCCTTGGAAACTTTAGAAATCTTTCTGTCTTGGATTTGGGAAACAACAATTTACATGGTAGCATACCAGCAACATTTGTGGAAGGTAATAGCTTGAGTCGCCTTGACTTGAATGGCAATCAATTGGAAGGGCCATTACCAAGATCCTTGTTTAATTGTAGCAAGTTAGTAACTTTGAACCTAGGGAACAACAGGATAAATGGATCTTTTCCCTACTGGTTGGAAAATCTTGCAGAGTTACGAGTTCTTGTTCTGCGATGCAACAGATTCTCTGGTCCCATACCAACCTCAAAAGCTCGATTTCCTTTCCCTCGCTTGTTAGTAATTGACCTTTCCCACAACGACTTCACAGGTCCTTTGCCAGCCAGATACTTTCAGCAATTCCAAGCCATGATGAAAGAGAAAACCGCTGGATATTATGAGGTTCATATGACAATTACAATCAAAGGGGTTGATTTTGAGGTGACCAAAGTCCTTGATATATTTGCAATGATTGATTTGTCAAATAATCAGTTCAGAggagaaatttctgaaaatattGGAGAGCTTGAACTTCtaaaagggcagaatttttctCATAATCATCTATCAGGACATATACCTGAGGCAATAGGAAATTTATCAAATCTCGAATGGTTAGATCTCTCCTCGAATAAGCTTGTCGGGAGAATTCCTGGGCAATTGGTAGATTTGACATTTCTTGAAATTTTAAACCTATCATTTAATGAGCTTACAGGACCTATTCCTCAAGGCAAGCAATTCAACACATTTGGAATAGAGTCCTATGAAAGAAACTTGGAATTATGTGGATTTCCATTGCCGAATGATTGTGCCAATGATATCACACCGCCGTTGATCTTGCCAGAAGGAGATCGCTCTACAGGTGTTATTTTTGAGTGGAACATTATACTTATGGACTACGCAAGTGGATTGGTAGCTGGAGTGGCTATGGGGTATATTGTGTTTCAAACTGGAAAACCCCAATGGTTTGTGACAACGTTCGAATCTAAACGACTGAAAATGGAGAAAAGATGA
- the LOC110660602 gene encoding zinc finger CCCH domain-containing protein 53-like: MFQNTPEMLLRRKLEEQAELQQAIELQGRRLMNLQLLDFKNHNNHQYLHGLSTGSPIPSPTLSHTTNSHNLIFPADGIDQEVPEENGGNPDASASRNALLDAEQEANPASKHSNGNSNSSSCSTDEKTNTEESDLHASLEHILPDNLFTSPKKSSGDHTVFSTAALEVDETSTSSSNNNPIMPTASALNISSLKSCFLQMPRLSSGRGPIGM; encoded by the exons ATGTTTCAAAATACTCCAGAGATGTTGTTGAGAAGGAAATTAGAGGAGCAAGCTGAATTGCAGCAAGCTATTGAACTGCAAGGGAGAAGGCTAATGAATCTGCAACTTCTCGACTTCAAAAACCATAACAATCATCAATACCTTCATGGATTGTCTACTGGGTCGCCCATTCCCTCGCCAACGCTCTCTCACACTACCAACAGTCATAACCTCATTTTTCCAGCTGATGGCATTGATCAAGAAGTTCCCGAAG AGAATGGTGGTAACCCAGATGCATCAGCTTCTCGAAATGCGTTGCTGGACGCTGAACAGGAAGCGAATCCAGCTAGCAAGCACAGTAACGGCAATAGCAATAGTAGTAGTTGTAGTACGGACGAGAAGACCAACACTGAAGAAAGTGATCTTCATGCAAG TTTGGAGCATATCCTTCCCGATAACCTTTTTACTTCTCCTAAGAAATCATCTGGCGACCACACTGTCTTCTCAACTGCTGCTTTGGAGGTTGATGAAACGAGTACATCTTCTTCTAACAATAACCCCATAATGCCCACCGCTTCCGCTCTCAATATTAGTTCCCTTAAGTCGTGTTTTCTCCAAATGCCCAG GCTTTCTTCTGGGCGTGGTCCCATTGGCATGTAG
- the LOC110660653 gene encoding BURP domain-containing protein 10, whose product MASMEFHLLSFFALLFVLVVVRGDASVPAEVHWHSKLPNTPIPQDLLNLLQHMGDKYTYWDMGFNADETLVPLDDRRIKYGKRYEQAFAEDTSDRREKYGKRYEQAFAEDTNDRREKYGKRYEQAFTEDTTTDRREKYGKRYEQAFAEDTSDRREKYGKRYEQAFTEDTTTTDRREKYGKRYEQAFAEDTTDRREKYGKRYERKFNKHALPNSTVFFLPDDLHVGKRMRLHITKSSNKARILPRQVADTLSFSTNRLAEILKRFSVKPESRQGKMIKQTVEDCESPAIKGEDRYCPRSLESLVDFGVKHVGNKAQVLMNEVDKPTREQEYTIMGVKFIGENHVVCHKQKYPYAVYYCHALKGTKVYMAPVIGADGTKAKAVAICHTDTSNWNPGHLAFLLLNMKPGEGTVCHFIRSDTFVMVSSSDVVEKAPAPISS is encoded by the exons ATGGCTTCAATGGAGTTTCATCTACTTTCCTTCTTTGCTTTACTTTTT GTTTTGGTGGTGGTAAGAGGTGATGCTTCTGTACCTGCTGAGGTACACTGGCATTCCAAGTTACCAAACACTCCAATTCCACAAGATCTTTTAAACCTTCTACAGC ATATGGGAGACAAGTACACGTATTGGGATATGGGGTTTAATGCCGATGAAACTCTTGTTCCCTTGGATGATCGTAGGATAAAATATGGAAAGCGCTATGAGCAAGCTTTTGCAGAAGATACTAGTGATAGGAGAGAGAAATACGGAAAGCGCTACGAGCAAGCTTTTGCAGAAGATACCAATGATAGGAGGGAGAAGTATGGAAAGCGCTATGAACAAGCTTTTACGGAAGATACTACTACTGATAGAAGAGAGAAGTATGGAAAGCGCTACGAGCAAGCTTTTGCAGAAGATACCAGTGATAGGAGGGAGAAGTATGGAAAGCGCTATGAACAAGCTTTTACTGAAGATACTACTACTACTGATAGAAGAGAGAAGTATGGAAAGCGCTACGAGCAAGCTTTTGCAGAAGATACTACTGATAGGAGGGAGAAGTATGGAAAACGATATGAGAGGAAATTCAACAAACATGCCCTCCCCAACTCGACTGTATTTTTCTTGCCTGATGATCTCCATGTAGGCAAGAGGATGAGGCTCCATATAACTAAATCATCAAACAAGGCTAGAATTTTGCCTCGACAGGTTGCTGACACCCTGTCCTTTTCAACTAATAGGTTAGCAGAAATTTTAAAGCGCTTCTCGGTGAAACCTGAATCACGTCAAGGCAAGATGATAAAGCAAACCGTGGAGGACTGTGAGTCTCCAGCAATTAAAGGAGAAGACAGATATTGCCCCAGATCTTTAGAATCCTTAGTTGATTTTGGTGTGAAACATGTTGGAAACAAAGCTCAAGTCCTTATGAACGAGGTAGATAAGCCTACAAGGGAGCAAGAGTATACTATTATGGGAGTGAAATTTATAGGAGAAAATCACGTGGTGTGCCACAAGCAAAAATACCCATATGCTGTGTATTATTGCCATGCACTCAAAGGCACTAAGGTTTATATGGCTCCAGTGATAGGCGCTGATGGCACAAAAGCTAAAGCAGTAGCCATTTGCCACACAGATACCTCAAATTGGAATCCAGGGCACCTGGCCTTCTTGCTTCTGAATATGAAGCCTGGTGAAGGAACTGTTTGCCACTTCATTAGAAGTGATACTTTTGTCATGGTTTCCAGTTCTGATGTTGTGGAAAAAGCTCCAGCACCAATCTCCTCATGA
- the LOC110660652 gene encoding uncharacterized protein LOC110660652: protein MLFLIYIQNLQQQVNTTCIQSKDTINGEEEKIYPEGCDANDCCGTVIQHGLPDSPFAPTKSLGNQGRFSPPLAELKESTKFSGTSSSEISASMPMNSTSDVASH from the exons atgctatttttaatatatatccaGAACCTTCAGCAACAAGTAAATACAACTTGCATTCAGAGCAAAGATACTATCAATGGTGAGGAGGAGAAAATCTATCCTGAAGGATGTGATGCGAATGATTG CTGTGGGACTGTTATACAGCATGGTCTTCCTGATAGCCCCTTTGCTCCTACAAAGTCACTGGGGAATCAAGGTCGATTCTCCCCTCCTTTGGCAGAACTTAAAGAAAGCACCAAGTTCTCTGGCACTTCGTCTTCTGAAATTAGTGCATCAATGCCCATGAATTCTACAAGTGATGTGGCTTCTCATTGA